Proteins encoded in a region of the Oryctolagus cuniculus chromosome 10, mOryCun1.1, whole genome shotgun sequence genome:
- the PFKFB4 gene encoding 6-phosphofructo-2-kinase/fructose-2,6-bisphosphatase 4 isoform X3, producing MGGRLCTPASAVVFDATNTTRERRATIFNFGEQNGYKTFFVESICVDPEVIAANIVQVKLGSPDYVNRDSDEATEDFMRRIECYENSYESLDEDLDRDLSYIKIMDVGQSYVVNRVADHIQSRIVYYLMNIHVTPRSIYLCRHGESELNLKGRIGGDPGLSPRGREFAKSLAQFISDQNIKDLKVWTSQMKRTIQTAEALGVPYEQWKVLNEIDAGVCEEMTYEEIQDHYPLEFALRDQDKYRYRYPKGESYEDLVQRLEPVIMELERQENVLVICHQAVMRCLLAYFLDKAAEQLPYLKCPLHTVLKLTPVAYGCKVESIFLNVAAVNTHRDRPQNVDISRPPEEALVTVPAHQ from the exons GTTTTTGACGCAACAAATACCACCCGAGAAAGGAGAGCAACCATCTTTAATTTTGGGGAGCAGAATGGCTACAAG ACCTTTTTTGTCGAATCCATCTGTGTGGATCCTGAGGTCATAGCTGCCAACATCGTG CAAGTCAAACTGGGCAGCCCCGACTACGTCAACCGCGACAGTGACGAGGCCACCGAGGACTTCATGAGGCGCATCGAGTGCTACGAGAACTCGTACGAGTCGCTGGACGAGGACCTGGACAG GGACCTGTCCTACATCAAGATCATGGACGTGGGGCAGAGCTACGTGGTGAACCGCGTGGCTGACCACATCCAGAGCCGAATCGTGTATTACCTCATGAACATCCACGTGACCCCGCGCTCCATCTACCTCTGCCGGCATGGGGAAAGCGAGCTCAACCTCAAGGGCCGGATTGGTGGGGACCCGGGGCTGTCCCCCCGTGGCAGGGAG TTTGCTAAGAGCCTGGCCCAGTTCATCAGTGATCAGAACATCAAGGACCTGAAGGTGTGGACAAGCCAGATGAAGAGAACGATCCAGACAGCTGAGGCGCTGGGTGTGCCCTACGAGCAGTGGAAGGTCCTCAACGAGATTGATGCG GGCGTCTGTGAGGAGATGACCTACGAGGAAATTCAAGATCATTATCCACTGGAGTTCGCCCTGCGGGACCAGGACAAGTACCGGTACCGGTACCCCAAGGGGGAG TCCTATGAGGACCTGGTGCAGCGACTGGAGCCTGTCATCATGGAGCTGGAGCGGCAGGAGAACGTGTTGGTCATCTGCCACCAGGCCGTGATGCGCTGCCTCCTGGCCTACTTCCTGGACAAGGCGGCAg aacagctgccctacCTCAAATGCCCGCTGCACACAGTCCTGAAGCTGACCCCCGTGGCTTATG GCTGTAAAGTGGAGTCCATATTCCTGAATGTGGCGGCTGTGAACACGCACCGGGACAGGCCTCAG AATGTGGACATCTCGAGGCCTCCGGAGGAAGCCCTCGTCACAGTTCCCGCTCACCAGTGA